From a single Fusobacterium ulcerans ATCC 49185 genomic region:
- a CDS encoding nicotianamine synthase family protein yields MNNNLIFQLKVIRFKISEALKLYEKTGEKDNFLKECIEELCSFILNEKNYMDFILSSENNLIKNLIRDIRDRAAEALGILEKIEARNILNEENTAFKYGDELALAVKREIEDYKILKSSKVLLIGSGAMPITAYTIFKETAAHITCVDIDSEALNLSKKVTNKLGIQGVYFEGDIEAVEIENFSHIIIASLVQKKCELVDYVSQKINNDAKIILRYGNEIKEAFNFPLCIQEINDFTKTVIRDKSFIYDTLLLERM; encoded by the coding sequence ATGAATAATAATTTAATATTTCAATTAAAAGTTATAAGATTTAAAATATCAGAGGCCTTAAAATTATATGAAAAGACTGGAGAGAAGGATAATTTTTTAAAAGAATGTATTGAAGAGCTGTGTTCTTTCATCTTAAATGAAAAAAATTACATGGATTTTATTTTAAGTTCTGAAAACAATTTAATAAAAAACCTCATAAGAGATATCAGAGACAGAGCAGCTGAGGCTTTGGGAATTTTGGAAAAAATAGAGGCAAGAAATATTTTAAATGAAGAAAATACTGCATTTAAATATGGAGATGAATTGGCTTTAGCTGTAAAACGTGAAATTGAAGATTACAAAATTTTAAAATCTTCAAAAGTTTTATTAATAGGTTCTGGTGCAATGCCCATAACAGCTTATACTATTTTTAAAGAAACAGCAGCTCACATTACATGTGTTGATATAGATTCAGAAGCTCTTAATTTATCTAAAAAAGTTACAAACAAATTGGGGATTCAAGGAGTCTATTTTGAAGGAGATATAGAGGCTGTAGAAATAGAAAATTTTTCTCATATAATTATAGCTTCTTTAGTTCAAAAAAAATGTGAATTAGTAGATTATGTATCTCAAAAAATAAATAATGATGCAAAAATTATTTTGAGATATGGTAATGAAATCAAGGAAGCTTTTAATTTTCCACTATGTATACAAGAGATAAACGATTTTACCAAGACTGTAATTAGAGATAAAAGCTTTATATATGATACTTTGCTGCTAGAAAGGATGTAA
- a CDS encoding ABC transporter substrate-binding protein — protein MILKKFFSLFIICLFFSLIFLEKNTYSNELQQQEKNNKITFTDLSNRKIEIDGPINRIFLGFYEESYLAVAENFNKVVSISKGEWADFFNDQYNAYEKQMPELDKIIDTGSIYKGSFSMETLLNSKPQVAIVAPFQYETLAENIDKLEKSGIKVIVIDYNSQTLENHIKSTKILGKITGNKNRAEELIRNYENALNEVKERVENIKNRKKVYVELGNLGADQIGNSYGNYLWGSLVKLAGGNNIAENKIDSYGPLSPEYILTSNPDAIFFAGANWANDAGDRVLIGFNVSPEQTWKRLTPYTKRTGWKKLNAIKNGEIYAVNHGGLRSIYDYVYVQYIAKSLYPELFKDIEPKENLENFYKKYLPITPEGTFMTKYNEK, from the coding sequence ATGATTTTAAAAAAATTTTTTAGTTTATTTATAATATGCTTATTTTTTAGCCTGATTTTCTTAGAAAAAAATACATATTCTAATGAACTTCAACAGCAGGAAAAGAATAACAAGATTACCTTTACTGATCTTTCTAATAGAAAAATTGAAATTGATGGTCCTATTAATAGAATTTTTTTAGGTTTTTATGAAGAATCTTATTTGGCAGTTGCAGAAAATTTTAATAAAGTGGTAAGTATATCTAAAGGAGAATGGGCAGATTTTTTTAATGACCAGTACAATGCCTATGAAAAACAGATGCCTGAATTAGATAAAATCATAGATACAGGTTCTATATATAAAGGGTCTTTCAGTATGGAAACTTTATTAAACTCTAAGCCACAGGTGGCTATAGTTGCTCCTTTTCAATATGAAACTCTGGCTGAAAATATAGATAAATTAGAAAAGTCAGGAATAAAAGTTATTGTAATTGACTATAATTCTCAGACTTTAGAAAATCATATAAAAAGTACAAAAATTTTAGGAAAAATTACTGGAAATAAAAACAGAGCTGAAGAACTAATAAGAAATTATGAAAATGCTTTAAATGAAGTAAAAGAAAGAGTAGAAAATATTAAAAACAGAAAAAAAGTATATGTAGAATTAGGAAATCTAGGTGCTGATCAAATAGGTAACAGTTATGGTAATTACTTATGGGGAAGTCTTGTAAAACTAGCTGGAGGAAATAATATAGCAGAAAATAAAATTGACAGTTATGGCCCATTAAGTCCAGAATATATTTTAACATCTAACCCTGATGCAATATTTTTTGCTGGAGCAAACTGGGCTAATGATGCTGGTGACAGAGTTTTAATTGGATTTAATGTTTCTCCTGAGCAAACATGGAAAAGGCTTACTCCATATACAAAAAGAACTGGCTGGAAAAAATTAAATGCTATAAAAAATGGTGAGATATATGCTGTAAATCATGGTGGACTTCGTTCTATTTATGATTATGTATATGTACAGTATATAGCAAAGTCCTTATATCCTGAATTGTTTAAAGATATTGAACCTAAAGAAAATTTAGAGAATTTTTATAAAAAATATCTTCCAATCACTCCAGAAGGAACTTTTATGACAAAATACAATGAAAAATAG
- a CDS encoding opine metallophore biosynthesis dehydrogenase — MLKNYFDNVLIAGSGPVGVNLYINFNKGYAQKVGLKIRNSKNSELFLKNLKCNNNFIESTASVNEINSISGKCLLENLYINSEELINEWDVLILCTPCDAYLSVLKDLNLKKLTRIKKIVLISPEFGSSLILKSFLKDDKTIEFISFSNYFGASNFSGDNHCLVITNALKKNVYIGSTHENSLFVKKIADFLGEFKINSICCKNQLEAESKNITLFVHSPFLLNKVSLEQVFDIDKTKRFLYKLYPEGPITMTVIHKMVNLYQEILELYSAVNLPEFNLLKFLNDSYPVPENSISKSDIEDYLGFPQLKKEYLLYVRYASILIDPFSTPGEDGRYFDFSRVSYSKIYKDKENLWNIPRRPLEDYNKLNLIWYLTKLYGTRSDQIFELIKIYKEYYFNFIKTVGEKNIKESCKLTDRNYEAEIIYSSLK, encoded by the coding sequence ATGTTAAAAAACTACTTTGATAATGTACTAATTGCAGGTTCTGGCCCAGTAGGAGTCAACTTATATATAAATTTTAATAAAGGATATGCTCAAAAAGTAGGGCTAAAAATCAGGAATAGTAAAAATAGCGAATTATTTTTAAAAAATTTAAAATGTAATAACAATTTTATAGAAAGTACTGCTTCAGTTAATGAAATTAATTCAATAAGTGGTAAATGCCTTTTAGAAAACTTATATATAAATTCTGAAGAACTCATTAATGAATGGGATGTTTTGATTCTCTGTACTCCCTGTGATGCCTACCTTTCAGTATTGAAAGATTTAAACTTAAAAAAATTAACCCGAATAAAAAAAATAGTATTAATTTCTCCTGAATTTGGTTCAAGTCTAATATTAAAAAGCTTTCTTAAAGATGATAAAACAATTGAATTTATAAGTTTTTCAAATTACTTTGGAGCAAGTAATTTTTCTGGTGATAATCATTGTTTAGTTATAACCAATGCTCTTAAAAAAAATGTATATATAGGAAGTACCCACGAAAATAGTTTGTTTGTTAAAAAAATAGCAGATTTTCTTGGTGAATTTAAAATAAACAGCATCTGCTGTAAAAATCAATTAGAAGCTGAATCAAAAAATATTACTTTATTTGTACATTCTCCATTTTTATTAAATAAAGTAAGTTTAGAGCAAGTTTTTGATATTGATAAAACAAAAAGATTTTTGTATAAACTTTATCCTGAAGGTCCAATAACTATGACTGTAATTCATAAAATGGTTAATCTCTATCAAGAAATATTAGAATTATATAGTGCAGTAAACCTTCCTGAATTTAATCTTTTAAAATTTTTAAATGATAGTTATCCTGTACCAGAAAATTCTATTTCAAAAAGTGATATAGAAGATTATTTAGGATTTCCTCAATTAAAAAAAGAATATTTGTTGTATGTGAGATATGCTTCTATTCTCATTGATCCATTTTCTACTCCAGGTGAAGATGGCAGATATTTTGATTTTTCCAGAGTCAGTTATTCAAAAATTTATAAGGATAAAGAAAATTTATGGAATATTCCAAGAAGACCTCTAGAAGATTATAATAAATTGAATCTAATCTGGTATCTTACCAAATTATATGGAACTAGATCAGATCAGATTTTTGAATTAATAAAAATTTATAAAGAGTATTATTTTAATTTTATTAAAACAGTTGGTGAAAAAAATATTAAAGAAAGCTGCAAACTCACAGATAGGAATTATGAAGCTGAAATAATTTATTCATCTTTAAAATAA
- a CDS encoding ABC transporter ATP-binding protein, which produces MLKMNLTDIKISYGKNNIIKNIKAEFYGGNVVSLIGPNGTGKTTLLKAIAHLIKYEGDIGVIGETGYKNFRDSFTYVPQMSVNNINLTVFEIVLLGRVRDLTWKIEKIHLNAVAEILDELNLSHLSCSKFSSLSGGQKQMVIMAQAMVSKPKILLLDEPTSALDLKHQLQIMETAKKYTKKTGSITVIVLHDIALAARYSDEILLLHDGYSIQQGIPEEVLKEELLEKIYGVELDISKSSRGFISITPIKTK; this is translated from the coding sequence ATGCTAAAAATGAATCTTACAGATATTAAAATAAGCTATGGTAAAAATAATATTATAAAAAATATAAAAGCTGAATTTTATGGTGGAAATGTTGTTTCACTAATTGGACCTAATGGAACTGGAAAAACTACATTACTGAAAGCTATTGCCCACTTAATAAAATATGAAGGAGATATTGGTGTTATTGGAGAAACTGGTTATAAAAATTTTAGAGATAGTTTTACATATGTTCCCCAGATGTCTGTTAATAATATTAATCTAACTGTTTTTGAAATAGTTTTATTGGGAAGAGTAAGAGATTTAACATGGAAAATTGAAAAAATTCATTTAAATGCTGTAGCTGAAATACTTGATGAATTAAATTTAAGCCATTTAAGCTGCAGTAAATTCTCAAGTTTAAGTGGTGGACAGAAACAAATGGTCATAATGGCACAGGCAATGGTTTCAAAACCCAAAATTTTATTATTAGATGAACCTACGAGTGCCTTGGATTTAAAACATCAGCTCCAGATTATGGAAACAGCAAAAAAATATACAAAAAAAACAGGCTCTATAACAGTTATTGTTCTGCATGATATAGCATTAGCAGCTAGATATAGTGATGAAATTCTGCTTTTACATGATGGCTATTCTATACAGCAGGGAATTCCTGAAGAAGTTTTGAAGGAAGAATTGTTAGAGAAAATATATGGAGTTGAACTTGACATTTCCAAAAGCTCCAGAGGTTTTATTTCTATAACCCCAATAAAAACAAAGTGA
- a CDS encoding cobalamin B12-binding domain-containing protein, with protein MENILKIISEKLIKGENIEELTQEALDKGIAPKDILTKSLLKGMTRAGEMFKEKTLTMYDVLESAKTMEKSVKILKPLLKDEDIVKKGKILAGSVQGDFHDIGKNLCILMLESNGFQVIDMGVDVPQEKIEEYIKKYSPDILMLSAMIAPTMEVMKMTLEYLREKGVTEHLKIMVGGAPLTEEIAKSMSAAYSADAVSAVEVAEKLLNV; from the coding sequence GTGGAAAATATATTGAAAATAATTTCAGAAAAGCTTATAAAAGGTGAAAATATAGAGGAACTTACACAGGAAGCCTTAGATAAAGGAATTGCTCCAAAAGACATACTGACTAAATCATTATTAAAAGGAATGACTAGGGCTGGAGAAATGTTTAAAGAAAAAACTCTTACTATGTATGATGTGCTGGAATCTGCAAAGACTATGGAAAAGAGTGTAAAAATATTAAAGCCTCTTCTGAAAGATGAGGATATTGTGAAAAAAGGAAAAATACTGGCAGGGAGTGTTCAGGGGGATTTTCATGATATAGGAAAAAATCTATGTATATTAATGTTGGAAAGTAATGGATTTCAAGTAATAGATATGGGAGTAGATGTTCCTCAAGAAAAAATAGAAGAATATATTAAAAAATATTCTCCTGATATATTAATGCTCTCAGCAATGATTGCTCCAACAATGGAAGTTATGAAAATGACTCTTGAATACTTGAGAGAAAAAGGGGTAACAGAACATTTAAAGATAATGGTAGGAGGAGCTCCCTTAACTGAAGAAATAGCAAAAAGTATGAGTGCTGCTTATTCAGCAGATGCAGTAAGTGCAGTGGAAGTTGCAGAAAAGTTATTAAATGTATAA
- a CDS encoding putative ABC transporter permease has translation MYRYLFYFLIYSFLGWCVEVCYATLNTRKFINRGFLNGPYCPIYGVGVMTIMYFVFPLKNNMFILFIASMILTSILEFLTGFVLEKIFHYRWWDYSDVPFNICGYICLKFSIIWGLACVLVVDIIHPVVESVISWLPLLTGKIILGVAGTFILIDFIVTVKTVLKLNAKLEKLEKIAGDIHKFSDRIGGKVSSDFMTAQDKIEELKRKREELLKNIPWLEKRIMKSFPDMKSTKYDQDTLSTMKEVDSK, from the coding sequence ATGTACAGATACTTATTTTATTTTTTGATTTACTCTTTTTTAGGGTGGTGTGTAGAGGTATGCTATGCAACTCTTAATACTAGAAAATTTATTAATAGAGGTTTTTTAAATGGGCCTTACTGTCCAATATATGGTGTGGGAGTTATGACTATTATGTATTTTGTTTTTCCATTAAAAAATAATATGTTTATACTCTTTATAGCTTCTATGATATTAACTTCTATACTGGAGTTTCTTACAGGATTTGTTCTTGAAAAAATATTTCATTATAGATGGTGGGATTATTCAGATGTACCTTTTAATATATGTGGTTATATTTGTTTAAAGTTTTCAATTATATGGGGGCTTGCTTGCGTTTTGGTAGTAGATATTATCCATCCTGTTGTAGAAAGTGTTATATCATGGCTTCCTTTATTAACAGGAAAAATAATTTTGGGAGTAGCTGGAACATTTATATTGATAGATTTTATTGTCACAGTAAAAACTGTATTAAAACTTAATGCCAAATTAGAAAAACTGGAAAAAATAGCTGGAGATATTCATAAATTTTCTGACAGAATAGGAGGCAAGGTATCATCAGATTTTATGACAGCACAGGATAAAATAGAAGAATTAAAAAGAAAAAGAGAAGAATTGCTGAAAAATATTCCATGGCTGGAAAAACGTATTATGAAATCATTTCCAGATATGAAATCTACAAAATATGATCAAGATACATTATCTACTATGAAAGAAGTAGATAGTAAATAA
- a CDS encoding DMT family transporter, translated as MNKGIIMAVMSSLTFSIMNVLVKLVSTRIPSSEITFFRGLIGTILVLIFMKVQKVKFSNKENKILYLRGLLGGIYMLTYFYAISKLKLGDVSILVQLSGVFVVIFSSIFLKEKLQPKTYIFILAIIIGTCIIINPLKFSSYSQYAIFGVLAAAFSGAASITIRYLARSGLHHNYEIMFFFLFISTIVAIPLMYSNFIIPNTKELIILIIIGGVSFIAQIFLTGAFSHQNAIIVEFVRYIGIFINNLWGFIIFKETITLQSIIGGSIIVISTILLSKTQKDK; from the coding sequence ATGAATAAAGGAATAATAATGGCAGTTATGTCATCACTTACTTTCAGTATTATGAATGTTTTGGTAAAATTAGTAAGTACAAGAATTCCATCTTCTGAGATTACATTTTTTAGAGGTCTAATTGGTACTATTCTTGTTTTAATATTTATGAAAGTTCAAAAGGTAAAATTTTCAAATAAAGAAAATAAAATATTATATTTACGAGGATTACTAGGTGGAATTTATATGCTGACATATTTCTATGCCATATCAAAATTGAAATTAGGAGATGTATCTATACTGGTACAATTATCTGGAGTTTTTGTTGTAATCTTTTCTTCAATTTTTCTTAAAGAAAAGCTACAGCCTAAAACATATATTTTTATTCTTGCTATAATTATTGGAACCTGTATAATTATAAATCCTTTAAAATTTTCTTCATATTCCCAATATGCAATATTTGGTGTACTAGCAGCAGCTTTTTCCGGAGCAGCATCTATTACAATAAGATATTTAGCTAGATCAGGATTGCACCATAATTATGAAATTATGTTTTTTTTCCTCTTTATATCAACAATAGTTGCTATTCCATTGATGTACTCAAATTTTATAATTCCCAATACCAAAGAACTTATTATTTTAATCATAATTGGGGGGGTTTCTTTTATTGCACAAATATTTTTAACAGGTGCATTCTCACATCAAAATGCAATTATTGTTGAATTTGTAAGATATATAGGAATTTTTATAAATAATTTATGGGGATTTATTATTTTTAAAGAAACAATTACACTGCAATCTATTATTGGAGGTTCCATTATAGTAATATCAACAATCTTATTATCAAAAACTCAGAAAGATAAATAA
- a CDS encoding FecCD family ABC transporter permease — protein MNKKINGEEVYKKINKKRQMAFFISLAAIIIMLLFDLMTGSSGMTLEDTIKALLAGPSSESIEATIIWNIRLPMTLICLTVGASLGLAGTQMQTILSNPLASPYTLGVSSAAGFGAAIAFISGFPFKGIPWLNAPFMAFAMTLLGTMAIYFLGKLKGMKAQSMVLFGIVTHFFFQALLSLVQFRSTPEVAGQIVYWMFGSLLKSTWTGVIVSGVIFLICSILLSRYAWKLTAIAAGEERAKSLGIDTDKVRLHVFLLSSLLTAGAVAFVGTIGFIGLVAPHFSRYFSGEDQRYLAPMASLFGVLLIACASILAKIIIPGIIIPIGIVTSLIGVPFLIFLILKKGV, from the coding sequence ATGAATAAAAAAATTAATGGAGAAGAAGTATATAAAAAAATAAATAAAAAACGGCAAATGGCCTTTTTTATTTCTTTAGCTGCAATAATTATAATGCTGCTCTTTGACCTCATGACAGGTTCTTCAGGAATGACTTTAGAAGATACAATAAAAGCTCTTTTAGCAGGCCCGTCTTCTGAAAGTATAGAAGCTACTATTATATGGAATATCAGACTTCCCATGACTCTAATATGTCTGACAGTTGGTGCATCATTAGGTTTAGCAGGTACACAGATGCAAACTATACTTTCTAATCCGCTGGCAAGTCCATATACTTTAGGAGTATCCTCAGCTGCCGGTTTTGGAGCAGCAATAGCTTTTATATCTGGATTTCCATTTAAAGGAATACCATGGTTAAATGCTCCTTTTATGGCATTTGCCATGACTTTGCTAGGTACAATGGCTATTTACTTTTTAGGAAAACTAAAAGGTATGAAAGCACAATCTATGGTACTCTTTGGAATAGTAACACATTTCTTTTTTCAGGCATTATTATCTTTAGTACAATTTCGTTCTACTCCTGAGGTAGCAGGTCAAATTGTTTACTGGATGTTTGGAAGTCTGCTTAAATCAACCTGGACAGGAGTTATAGTAAGCGGAGTTATATTTTTAATCTGCAGTATATTGTTATCCAGATATGCCTGGAAATTAACTGCAATAGCTGCTGGAGAAGAAAGAGCTAAAAGCCTTGGAATAGATACAGATAAAGTAAGGCTGCATGTATTTTTACTAAGTTCACTGCTTACAGCTGGTGCTGTAGCATTTGTTGGAACTATAGGCTTTATAGGACTGGTAGCTCCACACTTTTCAAGATATTTTTCAGGAGAGGATCAAAGATATCTAGCACCTATGGCTTCTCTTTTTGGAGTATTATTAATTGCATGTGCTTCAATTTTAGCTAAAATAATTATTCCCGGAATAATTATTCCTATTGGAATAGTAACATCTCTTATCGGTGTTCCATTCTTAATTTTCTTAATTCTAAAGAAAGGGGTATGA